A single window of Corythoichthys intestinalis isolate RoL2023-P3 chromosome 21, ASM3026506v1, whole genome shotgun sequence DNA harbors:
- the LOC130909420 gene encoding parvalbumin, thymic-like, which produces MGVKPIHPHRLVSFRTSAVKPQSFCSATLTTTISVIMAMTDVLAVSDITSAINACKAKDSFNPKMFFKVVGLSKKTPTEIESVFNILDQDKSGFIEQDELQLFLQNFSKGARTLTAAETRAFLLEGDSDGDGKIGWEEFSALVKSS; this is translated from the exons ATGGGGGTGAAGCCTATTCACCCGCACCGTCTTGTTTCTTTCCGTACGTCAGCGGTCAAACCTCAAAGCTTTTGCTCTGCAACCTTGACCACAACAATCTCCGTCATCATGGCCATGACTGACGTTCTCGCCGTTTCGGATATTACCTCGGCAATCAACGCGTGTAAAG CCAAAGATTCCTTTAATCCAAAGATGTTTTTCAAAGTGGTGGGTTTGTCGAAGAAAACTCCAACTGAGATTGAGAGTGTCTTTAACATCTTGGACCAGGATAAAAGTGGATTTATAGAGCAGGATGAGTTACA ACTATTCCTGCAGAACTTCTCCAAAGGCGCCAGGACACTAACTGCcgctgagaccagggcttttctGCTTGAGGGGGACTCTGACGGTGATGGAAAGATTGGATGGGAAG AATTTTCCGCATTGGTCAAGTCTTCATAA